The Caldisalinibacter kiritimatiensis DNA window AAAAGATACATTTTTTCGTTTGAGAATCCAGGAGAGGTAAAAAATTCAAATAAATATGTCAATTTATTGGCTGTAACGCCAGTTTCTTCTTTTAGTTCTCTAATAGCACATGTTTTAGGCTCCTCACCAACCTCTAGCTTCCCTGCTGGAATCTCAAGTAATTCTTTTTCGACAGGTTTTCTGTATTGTTTAACTAATATTATTTCACCTTTAGCAGTTATAGGAACTATAGCTACTGCTCTAGGGTGTTCTACTATTTCTCGTTTTGTATATTTTTTATCTGGCAGTTCTACTGTAT harbors:
- a CDS encoding NUDIX hydrolase, whose protein sequence is MTFEEKTMKSEKIYEGKILNLRIDTVELPDKKYTKREIVEHPRAVAIVPITAKGEIILVKQYRKPVEKELLEIPAGKLEVGEEPKTCAIRELKEETGVTANKLTYLFEFFTSPGFSNEKMYL